In the genome of Desulfomonile tiedjei, one region contains:
- the lpxC gene encoding UDP-3-O-[3-hydroxymyristoyl] N-acetylglucosamine deacetylase, with protein sequence MTKARILIVDDQEEILDSLRAILSDEGHDVITARDGQEALHIVQSDSPDVVFLDIWIPGIDGLQTLKAIKKISPQCSVTMMSGHGTIETAVKAIKLGATDYLEKPLNLEDVLHLVQKAVSSRSQTSRTGEREGALPTQLLGNSEKVIALRKALETAALEPTSVWLMGEKGTGKEFLARIIHHLERKERSSLVKIRCNELTEDSIEEILLGKENGPHQSRLGKLTQAAGGTLLLIRVDRMDPAVSRKLSELLRKYFERDKSARPLPAPRIRVVSTSACDPDTLVREGTFPQELAGLIGQRAIRVPTLRERAEDIPLFVAHFLQEAREEFERDIAGIDEEAMARLMAYSWPGNVKELKILIEHVVMTAPGRRITVNDLLIPADQEEDSGEAIESGSPKPADVETPGVRAGPHVVPGKGKPASEGLAPTNVSVEAPLNHQKTLRGRVVMYGQGLHSGIKTGLTLSPLPPFSGILFGHITSAGTVPALLHNVQSTELSTSLRHNGSFAKTIEHLMAVFHVYGLTNVLVKISGEVPIMDGSAVEFCRLVESAEIIVQDEPVEAVEITESFELPLPSGSAKSMRVEPSDRLEVEYYLDYPPPVGSMHMIFQCNGPDEFKDQIAPARTFGFVKDMRMMDEMGLAGGGRLSNVVLLDEEKVVNPPLRFEDEFVRHKILDIIGDFYLLGRPFIGKIIARQTGHTENIAMLRLINEKMKIL encoded by the coding sequence ATGACTAAAGCACGGATACTCATAGTTGACGATCAAGAAGAAATCCTCGATTCGCTGAGGGCTATCCTGTCGGATGAGGGCCATGACGTCATCACCGCACGGGATGGGCAGGAAGCTTTGCACATAGTGCAGAGCGACTCTCCGGACGTTGTGTTCTTGGACATCTGGATTCCAGGCATAGACGGTTTGCAGACCCTGAAAGCGATAAAGAAAATCAGCCCACAATGCTCCGTCACAATGATGAGCGGACATGGCACCATCGAGACGGCGGTCAAGGCCATCAAGCTTGGCGCGACGGATTACCTGGAAAAGCCCCTAAACCTTGAAGACGTTCTGCATTTGGTCCAAAAAGCGGTTTCATCTCGGTCTCAGACATCGCGGACCGGCGAACGCGAGGGAGCCCTTCCGACCCAACTCCTAGGTAATTCCGAGAAGGTTATCGCTCTCCGCAAGGCCCTGGAGACAGCGGCTCTGGAACCGACCTCAGTGTGGTTGATGGGCGAGAAAGGAACGGGGAAGGAGTTCCTGGCGCGCATCATCCATCATCTGGAAAGAAAAGAACGGTCCAGCCTTGTAAAGATACGCTGCAATGAATTGACCGAAGACAGCATCGAAGAAATCCTGCTGGGAAAAGAAAATGGACCTCATCAGAGCAGGCTCGGTAAGCTGACCCAGGCCGCGGGCGGCACACTACTCCTGATCCGGGTAGATCGCATGGATCCGGCTGTGAGCCGAAAGCTGTCGGAACTTCTCCGCAAATACTTCGAGCGCGATAAATCCGCAAGGCCCCTTCCAGCGCCGCGAATTCGCGTGGTTTCCACATCGGCTTGCGATCCCGATACCCTGGTTCGTGAAGGGACGTTCCCGCAAGAGCTTGCCGGCCTCATCGGACAGAGAGCCATTCGAGTGCCGACCCTACGTGAAAGGGCCGAAGATATACCGCTGTTTGTGGCTCATTTTCTCCAGGAGGCGCGCGAAGAATTCGAACGAGACATCGCGGGCATTGACGAGGAAGCTATGGCCCGGCTTATGGCTTATTCGTGGCCGGGAAACGTAAAGGAATTGAAGATCCTCATCGAGCATGTGGTCATGACAGCACCGGGGCGGAGAATAACGGTTAATGACCTCCTGATCCCTGCCGATCAAGAAGAAGATTCCGGCGAGGCCATCGAATCGGGTTCTCCAAAACCGGCCGATGTTGAAACACCGGGTGTTCGAGCGGGCCCCCACGTTGTCCCGGGCAAAGGTAAACCTGCCTCGGAGGGCCTTGCACCGACGAATGTGTCTGTTGAAGCGCCTCTCAACCATCAAAAAACCCTGAGAGGCCGAGTCGTAATGTACGGTCAGGGGCTTCATTCAGGCATTAAGACAGGACTTACGCTTTCGCCTTTACCGCCTTTCAGCGGGATACTCTTCGGGCACATAACTTCCGCGGGAACCGTTCCTGCATTGCTGCATAACGTTCAATCCACCGAACTTTCAACATCTTTGAGGCACAATGGGTCTTTCGCCAAGACCATTGAACACCTCATGGCTGTCTTCCACGTGTACGGTTTGACCAATGTGCTCGTGAAGATTTCCGGTGAAGTGCCTATTATGGATGGTTCGGCGGTGGAGTTTTGCCGCCTCGTGGAGAGCGCCGAGATCATTGTCCAGGACGAACCGGTGGAGGCAGTGGAGATCACAGAGTCCTTCGAGTTGCCTCTTCCGTCCGGCAGCGCCAAAAGCATGCGCGTGGAGCCCTCGGACCGACTGGAAGTGGAGTATTACCTGGATTATCCGCCCCCTGTCGGTAGTATGCACATGATATTTCAGTGCAACGGCCCGGATGAATTTAAAGACCAAATTGCTCCGGCAAGGACCTTCGGGTTTGTCAAGGACATGAGAATGATGGACGAGATGGGCCTAGCCGGTGGAGGCAGGCTTTCTAACGTTGTCCTGCTGGACGAGGAAAAGGTCGTCAATCCCCCCCTGCGATTCGAAGATGAATTTGTCCGTCACAAGATCCTCGACATCATTGGTGACTTCTACCTCCTTGGCCGCCCTTTCATTGGCAAGATTATTGCCAGACAGACCGGCCACACCGAAAACATCGCCATGCTCAGATTGATCAACGAGAAGATGAAAATTTTGTAA